A segment of the Catenuloplanes nepalensis genome:
CCGCATTTGATCTTGTGGCTCCGTCCTGGGAACGGCTGCTCGCCGAGGACCCCACGCTCTCCGTGCTCTTCGAAGCACCCGCACAGCAGGCCGAGGTGCTCATTGAGGTGCAGCCGGGTGAGGCGCCGGTGGCCGGACTCGGCGACTTCCTCGGGTCCGCGCGTGAGCTGCTCAAGGGCTATTTCACGCTGGAGGACCCGCGGCGGCTGGAGCCGGCCGAGCGCGAGCAGTTGATCTCCACGGTGGTCGACGACCGGCTTCGGCTGCGCGGCTTCGTCGACCGGCTGGACGTCTCGCCGGACGGGCAGATCCGCGTCGTCGACTACAAGACCGGTGGCGCGCCGCGCGAGGCGTTCGAGGCGAAGGCGCTGTTCCAGCTCAAGTTCTACGCGCTGGTGCTGTGGCGCACCCGCGGCGTGGTCCCGCGCGTGCTGCGCCTGATCTACCTCAAGGACGTCGAGGTCTGCGACTACTCCCCCGACCTGGAGGAGTTGCAGCGCTTCGAGCGCACCGTGCTGGCGCTGGCCAAGGCGATCGAGTCGGCCACGGCCGCGCGCGACTTCCGCCCGCAGCCGAGCAAGCTGTGCGGCTGGTGCAACCACAAGGCGCTCTGCCCGGCGTTCGGCGGGACGCCCCCGCCGTACCCCGAGGTGATCCCGGCTCAGCGGGCGTAGGCGCGCCGGCGCTCCTGCGCCGCCACGTAATCCGCGATCAGGTCCTCAGCCTGCGTGGTCAGCCCCACGAAGAGCAGCCGGTGCACGTTCACCGGGTCCAGGCCGGGCAGCACCCGCGCGTTCACGGTGACGAACTGGCCGGGCAGGTCCAGGCGCCCGGGCAGCGGCTCGCCCGGCTCCGGCCCCCGGCCGAACGCGAGCGCGCCGCCGAGCGACAGGTTCCGGGTGGTCAGCGAGAAGGTGGTGTCCTCCGGCCCGTTCAGCGTGAGCGGGACCGTGGCCGGCACCCGCAGGCTGCCCCGCCGCTGGAGCCCCGTCGCCACCCGCGTCGCCCGGATCCCGATCGTGGCCTCCGTCGCCCGGACCACGCACGCGGTGCCCTCGCCGCCCCGCCCCTCCGCGGTCCAGATCAGCTCGACCGTCGCGCCCTCCTCCAGGCCGCCGGGCAGCCGGAAGTTCCAGGCCTTGTCCGGGGTACGGACGACGCTCAGATCCCGGTACGTCTTCTCCCCGATCATCAGCGTGACCAGTTCGGCGTCCTCGGGAAGGTCGACGAAGGCCTCGGGGTCCGGCATCCGCCGCTTCCAGGGCAGTCGCAGTGCCATCTCGGGTCGCCTCCTTGGATTCTCGTTGTCGTCCCGTTGCGGTGCGGTGATCGGCAGCTCGACCGGGATTGTTAGCGCTGTGTGCCAGATCTCGTCTCCTCCCTCAGCAGGAGACCGGGTCCGCGCGCGGGCCGATTCGCCGGGCGCCGCGGGCGGATAGGTTCCGACGTGATGAAAACCGTGTGGGACTGGTTCGCGGCCGGGCGCAGCCGGCGTCCGCGGCGCGCGTTCGTCTGGGACTCCCGGCTCGCGGTGCTCGCGCTCGCCGCGGACGCGCTGGTGGTCTGGATCGACCGGGACGAGCAGGCCGGCGACCCGGTCGCCGTGGTGCTGCTGACGCTGTGGCTCGCCGTGCCGATCGCGCTGCGCCGGGTGCTGCTCTGGCCGGCCCTGCTGATGCTGCTGCCCGCCGTCGCCGCCCCCGCGATCGTCCCCACCCAGCCGCTGACGCTGCCGATCGCGTTCATCGTCCTGACCTACACCGCCGGCTCCCGGCTGTCGCTGCAAGGCGCGATCACGGCCGGGCTGCTGCTCTGGGTGCCGGTCGTGCTCGCCCCGATCGCCGTGCCGATGATGGTCGACGGCCACGACCTGCCGCCGGCCTACCTGGCCGTCAACAACACGCTGCTCGGCCTGG
Coding sequences within it:
- a CDS encoding PilZ domain-containing protein, which codes for MALRLPWKRRMPDPEAFVDLPEDAELVTLMIGEKTYRDLSVVRTPDKAWNFRLPGGLEEGATVELIWTAEGRGGEGTACVVRATEATIGIRATRVATGLQRRGSLRVPATVPLTLNGPEDTTFSLTTRNLSLGGALAFGRGPEPGEPLPGRLDLPGQFVTVNARVLPGLDPVNVHRLLFVGLTTQAEDLIADYVAAQERRRAYAR
- a CDS encoding RecB family exonuclease — encoded protein: MTTETEAAHLQTGRNTATPAELAEPEWTGPSLSPSRAGDFKTCPLLFRFRTIDRLPELPTADQVRGTLVHAVLERLYDLPAADRTPAAAFDLVAPSWERLLAEDPTLSVLFEAPAQQAEVLIEVQPGEAPVAGLGDFLGSARELLKGYFTLEDPRRLEPAEREQLISTVVDDRLRLRGFVDRLDVSPDGQIRVVDYKTGGAPREAFEAKALFQLKFYALVLWRTRGVVPRVLRLIYLKDVEVCDYSPDLEELQRFERTVLALAKAIESATAARDFRPQPSKLCGWCNHKALCPAFGGTPPPYPEVIPAQRA